In a genomic window of Nodosilinea sp. E11:
- a CDS encoding (2Fe-2S) ferredoxin domain-containing protein: MNTFYEPAVADAKTTSAPTGQVLKGLYAGAYRSDKGKIKGLMLQVGEAEFTVKLPKYLRPMLVRELAPDDFVQVWAYPEGDRWRAINVLPLPECEAETLRQQWGHLVSAPEVPQPQKKRLCIEVCSKGKCFKQGGRQLYHDLQAAVDSDPELSHVSVKATGCMKACKHGPNLRLPSGQMLHRACPADALANLGAK, translated from the coding sequence ATGAACACCTTTTACGAACCCGCCGTAGCAGATGCTAAAACGACATCAGCACCGACTGGGCAGGTGCTCAAGGGCTTATATGCCGGAGCCTACCGCTCAGACAAAGGCAAGATCAAAGGGCTGATGCTGCAAGTCGGCGAAGCTGAGTTCACCGTTAAGCTGCCCAAGTATCTGCGGCCCATGCTGGTGCGCGAACTGGCTCCCGATGACTTTGTCCAGGTGTGGGCCTACCCCGAGGGCGATCGCTGGCGGGCGATCAATGTGCTGCCTCTACCGGAGTGCGAAGCAGAAACCCTGCGCCAGCAGTGGGGCCATTTGGTTTCCGCGCCTGAGGTGCCGCAGCCCCAGAAAAAGCGACTGTGCATTGAAGTGTGCAGCAAGGGTAAATGCTTTAAGCAGGGCGGCAGACAGCTGTATCACGATCTGCAAGCCGCCGTAGACAGCGACCCTGAGTTGAGCCACGTTTCGGTCAAGGCGACGGGCTGCATGAAAGCCTGCAAGCATGGCCCCAACCTGCGCTTGCCCAGCGGCCAAATGCTGCACCGGGCCTGCCCTGCCGATGCCCTGGCAAACCTAGGGGCCAAGTGA
- a CDS encoding Fur family transcriptional regulator has translation MSTSDLYWQRPRFFEPNQRMMENDPPLSSLSQEPELLKTVLNKEGFRFTSQRQKILDLFQSAALGHHLNAEEIHQQLLNRGEKISFSTIYRALHVMVQLGLLQELELAEGRKYYELNTPFMEQHHHLVCVQCGAVQEFEDATMTQVGSTESASRGFSLLNCQFTVYGICPNCQSLLG, from the coding sequence ATGTCAACTTCTGATTTATATTGGCAACGCCCCCGCTTCTTTGAGCCCAACCAACGCATGATGGAAAACGATCCACCTCTGTCTAGCTTAAGTCAGGAACCTGAATTACTCAAAACCGTTCTCAATAAAGAAGGATTTCGGTTTACGAGTCAGCGGCAAAAAATTTTGGATTTGTTTCAGTCGGCGGCTCTAGGACACCATCTCAATGCCGAAGAAATTCATCAGCAGTTGTTAAATCGGGGTGAAAAAATCAGCTTTTCTACCATTTACCGGGCGCTACACGTGATGGTGCAGCTAGGTCTGCTGCAAGAACTAGAGCTAGCAGAGGGCCGCAAATATTACGAACTCAACACTCCCTTTATGGAGCAGCACCACCACCTGGTATGTGTTCAGTGCGGGGCGGTGCAGGAGTTTGAAGATGCCACTATGACCCAGGTGGGCAGCACCGAAAGCGCTTCCCGTGGGTTTTCGCTGCTCAACTGCCAGTTTACGGTCTATGGCATTTGCCCCAATTGTCAGTCACTGTTGGGCTAA
- a CDS encoding Dps family protein encodes MPITETLLQTYGEVADNPILLEKSITEPVVDGLATLYASFTALSLQYQKHHFVVEGSEYYMLHNYFEESYEAAQGHAHDVGERLHGLGGIPPLSFSKLGELCCFDMENDDTYRCRIMIDHDLKAEQALIELIRRLASQAESLGDRATRYLYEQILLKTEERAYHLEHFLTPDSLKLGW; translated from the coding sequence ATGCCTATCACTGAAACACTGCTGCAAACCTACGGCGAGGTGGCAGACAACCCAATTTTGCTGGAGAAGTCGATTACAGAGCCCGTGGTGGATGGCCTGGCAACGCTCTATGCCAGCTTTACTGCCCTGTCGTTGCAGTACCAAAAGCATCACTTTGTGGTGGAGGGTTCTGAGTACTACATGCTCCACAACTATTTTGAAGAGAGCTACGAGGCGGCCCAGGGCCACGCCCACGATGTGGGAGAGCGGTTGCATGGTTTGGGTGGCATCCCACCCCTGAGCTTTAGCAAACTGGGTGAGTTGTGCTGCTTTGACATGGAAAACGACGACACCTACCGTTGCCGCATCATGATCGACCACGACCTCAAAGCCGAGCAGGCGCTGATCGAGTTGATTCGTCGGCTGGCATCTCAGGCCGAGAGTTTGGGCGATCGCGCCACCCGCTACCTGTACGAGCAAATTTTGCTGAAAACCGAGGAGCGGGCCTACCATCTGGAGCACTTCCTCACCCCCGACAGCCTCAAGCTCGGCTGGTAG
- the thiC gene encoding phosphomethylpyrimidine synthase — MRTEWIAKRQGHANVSQMHYARQGLITEEMAYVAQRENLPADLIRDEVARGRMIIPANINHPNLEPMAIGIASKCKVNANIGASPNSSDINEEVAKLHLAVKYGADTLMDLSTGGGDLDAIRTAIINASTIPIGTVPVYQALESVHGNIENLTADDFLHIIEKHAQQGVDYQTIHAGILIEHLPLVRDRITGIVSRGGGILARWMLHHHKQNPLYTHFNDIIEIFKRYDVSFSLGDSLRPGCLHDATDAAQLAELKTLGQLTRQAWEHDVQVMVEGPGHVPMDQIDYNVKKQMEECAEAPFYVLGPLVTDIAAGYDHISSAIGAALAGWSGAAMLCYVTPKEHLGLPNAEDVRAGLIAYKIAAHAADIARHRPGARDRDDAMSHARYNFDWNKQFELSLDPERAKEYHDETLPADIYKTAEFCSMCGPKFCPMQTKVDADALTELEKFLAKEKAAV; from the coding sequence ATGAGAACTGAATGGATCGCTAAACGCCAGGGCCACGCCAACGTGTCGCAAATGCACTACGCTCGCCAGGGCCTGATCACCGAAGAGATGGCCTACGTCGCCCAGCGGGAAAACCTGCCCGCCGACCTGATCCGCGATGAGGTGGCGCGGGGCCGCATGATTATCCCCGCCAACATCAACCACCCCAACCTAGAGCCGATGGCGATCGGCATCGCCTCAAAGTGCAAGGTGAATGCCAACATCGGCGCGTCGCCCAACTCGTCAGACATCAATGAGGAAGTGGCCAAACTGCACCTGGCCGTGAAGTACGGGGCCGACACCCTGATGGATTTATCCACCGGAGGCGGCGATCTCGATGCCATTCGCACCGCCATTATCAACGCCTCGACTATCCCCATCGGCACGGTGCCCGTGTATCAGGCGCTAGAGAGCGTCCACGGCAACATCGAAAATCTCACCGCCGATGACTTTCTGCACATCATTGAGAAGCACGCCCAGCAGGGGGTCGACTACCAGACTATCCACGCGGGGATTTTGATTGAGCACTTGCCGCTGGTGCGCGATCGCATTACCGGCATTGTCTCGCGCGGCGGCGGCATTCTGGCCCGCTGGATGCTGCACCACCACAAGCAAAACCCCCTCTACACCCACTTCAACGACATCATCGAAATCTTTAAGCGCTACGACGTCAGCTTTAGCCTGGGCGACTCTCTGCGCCCCGGCTGCCTCCACGACGCCACCGACGCCGCCCAGCTGGCCGAACTCAAAACCCTGGGCCAGCTCACCCGCCAGGCCTGGGAGCACGACGTACAGGTCATGGTCGAAGGCCCCGGCCACGTGCCTATGGATCAGATCGACTACAACGTCAAAAAGCAAATGGAGGAATGCGCTGAAGCACCCTTCTACGTGCTCGGTCCCCTGGTCACCGACATTGCCGCTGGCTACGACCACATCAGCTCGGCCATTGGTGCGGCGCTGGCAGGCTGGAGCGGAGCGGCCATGCTCTGCTACGTGACGCCGAAGGAACACCTGGGCCTGCCGAACGCTGAGGATGTGCGCGCAGGGCTCATCGCTTACAAAATTGCTGCCCACGCGGCGGATATTGCTCGGCATCGGCCTGGGGCACGCGATCGCGACGATGCCATGTCCCACGCCCGCTACAACTTCGACTGGAACAAGCAGTTCGAGCTGTCGCTGGACCCCGAGCGGGCCAAGGAATACCACGACGAAACCCTGCCCGCCGACATCTACAAAACCGCCGAGTTTTGCTCCATGTGCGGCCCCAAGTTCTGCCCCATGCAGACTAAGGTCGATGCCGACGCCCTGACCGAGCTAGAGAAGTTCTTGGCTAAAGAGAAGGCCGCCGTTTAG
- a CDS encoding CoA-acylating methylmalonate-semialdehyde dehydrogenase, which translates to MTQSGILKNYINGLWVPSAAEDVLSVNNPATGEVLGQVPVSPKDEVDQAARAAAIAFEDWRRVPPPQRVQPLFKLKDLLETHLDELAQIITQECGKTLAESKGELRRAIENVEVACGIPMMMQGTVLEDIASGIDEFMIRQPLGVAAAIAPFNFPAMIPFWFMPYALACGNTYIVKPSEKVPLTMQRIFELLDAAGFPPGVVNLVHGAKATVDAILEHPTIRAISFVGSSPVAKYIYAQAAAHGKRVQCQGGAKNPVIVLPDADRDMTTRIVADSAFGCAGQRCLAASLAVTVGDATDWFTDAIAHTAATRTVGNGLDPEVQMGPVITAQSQQRIESLIQTGVNEGATVLVDGRHAQVRDLEAGHFVKPTVLQNVPPTGEIAHTEIFGPVLGLMPVDTIEDAIALVNRSPWGNMACLFTNSGAAARQFRYEAIAGNIGINIGVAAPMAFFPFSGWKDSFFGDLHGQGAHAVEFFTQTKVVVERWPKEWSRQF; encoded by the coding sequence ATGACGCAATCGGGGATTCTAAAGAACTACATCAACGGCCTGTGGGTGCCGTCTGCGGCGGAGGATGTGCTCTCAGTAAACAACCCGGCGACGGGTGAAGTGCTGGGTCAGGTGCCCGTTTCCCCTAAAGATGAGGTCGATCAGGCCGCCCGTGCTGCGGCGATCGCCTTTGAAGACTGGCGTCGTGTGCCCCCACCCCAGCGAGTGCAGCCCCTGTTTAAGCTCAAAGACCTGCTGGAAACCCATCTGGACGAGCTGGCCCAGATCATCACCCAGGAGTGCGGCAAAACCCTGGCGGAGTCGAAAGGTGAACTGCGGCGGGCGATCGAGAACGTGGAGGTAGCCTGCGGCATCCCGATGATGATGCAGGGCACGGTGCTGGAGGATATTGCCAGCGGCATCGACGAGTTTATGATTCGGCAGCCGCTGGGGGTGGCGGCGGCGATCGCCCCCTTTAACTTCCCCGCCATGATTCCCTTCTGGTTTATGCCCTACGCCCTGGCCTGCGGCAACACCTACATCGTCAAACCCTCCGAAAAAGTACCCCTGACCATGCAGCGTATCTTCGAGCTGCTGGATGCGGCGGGCTTTCCCCCCGGCGTGGTGAACCTGGTGCATGGGGCCAAAGCAACGGTGGATGCGATTTTGGAGCACCCTACCATTCGGGCGATCAGCTTTGTCGGCTCCTCCCCGGTCGCCAAATATATCTATGCCCAGGCGGCAGCCCACGGCAAACGGGTGCAGTGCCAGGGCGGGGCCAAGAACCCGGTGATTGTGCTGCCCGATGCCGATCGCGATATGACCACGCGCATTGTGGCCGATAGCGCCTTTGGCTGTGCCGGTCAGCGCTGCCTGGCCGCCTCCCTGGCAGTGACGGTGGGGGATGCGACCGATTGGTTTACCGATGCGATCGCCCACACCGCCGCCACCCGCACGGTCGGCAACGGCCTCGACCCCGAAGTGCAGATGGGGCCGGTAATTACCGCCCAGAGCCAGCAGCGGATTGAGAGCCTGATTCAAACCGGGGTAAACGAGGGGGCAACGGTTTTAGTGGACGGTCGCCATGCCCAAGTTCGCGACCTGGAGGCGGGTCACTTCGTCAAACCCACGGTGCTGCAAAACGTGCCCCCCACCGGAGAAATCGCCCACACAGAAATCTTTGGCCCCGTGCTGGGGCTGATGCCGGTGGACACCATTGAGGATGCGATCGCCCTGGTGAACCGCAGCCCCTGGGGCAACATGGCTTGCCTGTTCACCAACAGCGGTGCCGCCGCCCGCCAGTTTCGCTACGAGGCCATCGCTGGCAACATCGGTATCAATATCGGCGTGGCGGCCCCGATGGCCTTCTTCCCCTTTAGCGGCTGGAAAGACAGTTTCTTTGGCGACCTCCACGGGCAGGGGGCGCACGCGGTAGAGTTTTTTACCCAGACCAAGGTGGTAGTCGAGCGCTGGCCCAAAGAATGGAGTCGGCAGTTTTAG
- a CDS encoding DUF4383 domain-containing protein yields MNELRMNGEQKCALALGIIFTFLGVAGFIPALINLPTEGMGASVPLDTSSIPVSGGPTYITAYLRGFGYLFGLFPTNLLHNMVHLAIGGFGLFSATGKEGAFRYNRFFAISYLLLAIMGLIPLSNTLFGIMPIFGNNVWFNAVTGAIAAYFAFVWHPSHPESTAPSTQ; encoded by the coding sequence ATGAACGAACTTAGAATGAACGGTGAACAAAAATGTGCATTAGCACTGGGAATTATCTTTACCTTTTTAGGTGTTGCTGGTTTCATTCCCGCACTGATCAACCTGCCTACTGAAGGAATGGGAGCGAGTGTCCCGCTAGACACCAGTTCAATTCCAGTTAGCGGTGGGCCTACTTATATCACTGCTTATCTAAGAGGTTTTGGCTATTTGTTTGGGCTCTTTCCGACTAACCTCCTGCATAATATGGTTCACTTGGCTATTGGCGGCTTTGGTTTATTTTCGGCTACAGGTAAAGAAGGGGCCTTTAGGTACAATCGATTCTTTGCTATTAGCTATTTGCTGCTTGCCATCATGGGGTTGATACCGCTCTCGAATACCCTCTTTGGTATCATGCCGATCTTTGGTAACAACGTTTGGTTCAATGCTGTAACCGGGGCGATCGCAGCGTACTTCGCCTTCGTCTGGCACCCCAGCCACCCCGAATCGACGGCTCCTTCTACCCAGTAG